In the Thermodesulfovibrionales bacterium genome, CGTGGAGCTTCACCACTTTCCTTCATCCGGACGGCGACCTCGACGTACTCTTCATACTCGGGCTTCCACGTCACATAGTAGGTCTTGTGGTAGTTGCGGATGGCTGCTTCGGTCGCGCCGAGCTCGTTCCTGTAGAGGTCCTCTAAAGGAGTGTAGGTGACGATGGGGCGGTAATCTTCGAGGCCGATCGGGTTTTCGAGGATGAGATGCGTTACCATCTCAGGGTACATGAGCGCAAAGCGCGTTGCGAGCATGCCG is a window encoding:
- a CDS encoding alpha/beta hydrolase; translation: GMLATRFALMYPEMVTHLILENPIGLEDYRPIVTYTPLEDLYRNELGATEAAIRNYHKTYYVTWKPEYEEYVEVAVRMKESGEAPRLAMSAALTYQMIYEQPVCYEFGQIKAKTLLVIGQVDRTVAGKARVKKELFPTSVSIPN